A region of bacterium DNA encodes the following proteins:
- a CDS encoding ATP-binding protein, which produces MSGTTSIPPGAPGAPCPVCKGTGFVREEANGRSAARPCPCRLAERARLRLAQSGIPARYEHCTWEEFQALNASLREALRLARQTVDQFPGGDRGLLLCGPCGAGKTHLAVAALRQMVLERGAKGLFAEFTRLLRSIQDGFDRRSETPSFAVLQPAIDADVLVLDDLGCQRATPWAMETLGLIINERYNGQRLTIITTNRVFDPPPGEESLAERIGERLASRLAEMCLTVRVDSGDFRRNVKAAQFRI; this is translated from the coding sequence ATGTCCGGAACGACCTCGATACCGCCGGGCGCGCCCGGCGCGCCGTGCCCCGTCTGCAAGGGGACCGGCTTCGTCCGCGAGGAGGCGAACGGCCGCAGCGCCGCGCGCCCCTGTCCCTGCCGTCTGGCCGAGCGTGCGCGGCTGCGGCTCGCGCAGTCGGGAATCCCGGCGCGCTACGAACACTGCACGTGGGAAGAATTCCAGGCGCTCAACGCTTCGCTGCGCGAGGCGCTGCGCCTCGCCCGGCAGACCGTGGACCAGTTCCCCGGCGGCGACCGCGGGCTGCTGCTCTGCGGGCCGTGCGGCGCGGGGAAGACCCACCTCGCCGTCGCCGCGCTGCGGCAGATGGTCCTCGAGCGGGGCGCGAAGGGGCTGTTCGCGGAGTTCACGCGCCTCCTGCGGAGCATCCAGGACGGCTTCGACCGCCGCAGCGAGACGCCGAGCTTCGCCGTGCTGCAGCCGGCGATCGACGCCGACGTCCTCGTGCTCGACGATCTCGGCTGCCAGCGGGCCACGCCGTGGGCGATGGAGACGCTGGGGCTGATCATCAACGAGCGCTACAACGGGCAGCGGCTGACGATCATCACCACGAACCGCGTCTTCGATCCCCCGCCGGGCGAAGAATCGCTCGCCGAGCGGATCGGCGAGCGGCTCGCCTCGCGGCTCGCCGAGATGTGCCTCACCGTGCGCGTGGACAGCGGGGACTTCCGGCGCAACGTCAAGGCCGCGCAGTTCCGAATCTAG
- a CDS encoding RNA polymerase sigma factor RpoD/SigA, which produces MADDYGDDLGASRQRGQGSPEALKKYLKEIAKLPRVTVEEERELGRRIHEGDQQALQRLVEANLRFVVSFAKRYRGLGLSFLDLINEGNVGLIEAAKRFDPDKNVKFITYAVWWIRQAIIHALSDQSGPFRLPQKQANLLYRIGKTQAALMTELERRPSVDEIAEAMDVPADDVTTLLQVSDENLSLSAVIDEEHEFHLSDKLEQDVIPAADAVLLRGALRSQVRRALGELDEKERRVLSLRFGLTGEEPKTLKEIGEAMNLSRERIRQIEAQALKKLNRSSKCQQLRSYLN; this is translated from the coding sequence ATGGCGGACGATTACGGCGACGACTTGGGCGCGTCGCGGCAGCGGGGCCAAGGCTCCCCCGAAGCGCTCAAGAAGTACCTCAAGGAGATCGCCAAGCTCCCCCGCGTCACCGTCGAGGAGGAGCGGGAGCTGGGGCGGCGGATCCACGAGGGGGACCAGCAGGCGCTGCAGCGGCTGGTCGAGGCGAATCTCCGCTTCGTCGTCTCGTTCGCCAAGCGGTACCGCGGCCTCGGGCTGTCGTTCCTCGACCTGATCAACGAAGGGAACGTCGGGCTGATCGAAGCCGCGAAGCGGTTCGACCCGGACAAGAACGTCAAGTTCATCACCTACGCCGTCTGGTGGATCCGCCAGGCGATCATCCACGCGCTCTCCGACCAGAGCGGGCCGTTCCGCCTGCCGCAGAAGCAGGCGAACCTGCTCTACCGGATCGGCAAGACGCAGGCGGCGCTGATGACCGAGCTCGAACGCCGCCCGTCGGTGGACGAAATCGCCGAGGCGATGGACGTGCCGGCCGACGACGTGACGACGCTGCTCCAGGTCTCCGACGAGAACCTCTCCCTCTCCGCGGTGATCGACGAGGAGCACGAGTTCCATCTCTCCGACAAGCTCGAGCAGGACGTCATTCCCGCGGCCGACGCCGTGCTGCTGCGCGGCGCCCTGCGCTCGCAGGTCCGGCGCGCGCTCGGCGAGCTGGACGAGAAGGAGCGGCGCGTCCTCTCGCTGCGCTTCGGCCTGACGGGGGAGGAGCCGAAGACGCTCAAGGAAATCGGCGAGGCGATGAACCTCTCCCGCGAGCGGATCCGCCAGATCGAGGCGCAGGCGCTCAAGAAGCTGAACCGCTCGTCCAAGTGCCAGCAACTGCGGAGCTACCTGAACTGA
- a CDS encoding Hsp20/alpha crystallin family protein produces the protein MKGWDPFRDLLAIQDRMNKLFESVLTGPAPLAAEGETVGVFEPPADVVDGAERYEVFCELPGLDRDEIDLRVDEQTLLIQGTRRRDADGEGNYLRLERPTGRFLRRFELPAGLDIDNVDAALEEGMLHVSLPKRPESRARTVPVSSAGGNH, from the coding sequence ATGAAAGGGTGGGACCCGTTCCGGGATCTGCTGGCGATCCAGGACCGGATGAACAAGCTCTTCGAATCGGTCCTCACCGGCCCCGCGCCGCTCGCCGCGGAAGGGGAGACGGTCGGCGTCTTCGAGCCGCCGGCGGACGTCGTGGACGGCGCCGAGCGGTACGAGGTCTTCTGCGAGCTGCCGGGGCTCGACCGCGACGAAATCGACCTCCGCGTGGACGAGCAGACCCTGCTGATCCAGGGGACGCGCCGCCGCGACGCCGACGGGGAGGGGAACTACCTCCGCCTCGAGCGGCCGACCGGGCGTTTCCTGCGCCGCTTCGAACTCCCGGCGGGGCTGGACATCGACAACGTCGACGCCGCCCTCGAGGAGGGAATGCTCCACGTCAGCCTGCCGAAGCGGCCCGAGTCGCGCGCCCGCACGGTCCCCGTTTCCTCGGCGGGCGGCAATCATTGA